One genomic region from Gossypium hirsutum isolate 1008001.06 chromosome D13, Gossypium_hirsutum_v2.1, whole genome shotgun sequence encodes:
- the LOC121225428 gene encoding uncharacterized protein: MERTNSENMHMSNLTISASTAPKASRRGRKRKMKIVVSSETEANIGVEQNDEATPIGVLINDEVAPIDVPIIDEAALIDIPINDETALIDVPIIDEAALIDVPITYVNNFSDLGR; this comes from the exons ATGGAGAGAACAAATTCTGAGAATATGCACATGTCCAATCTTACTATTTCAGCTTCAACTGCACCAAAGG caagTAGGCGTGGAAGAAAGAGAAAGATGAAAATAGTGGTGAGTTCAGAAACAGAAGCCAACATTGGAGTCGAACAAAATGATGAAGCTACCCCAATAGGAGTTCTAATCAATGATGAAGTTGCCCCGATAGATGTTCCAATCATTGATGAAGCTGCTCTGATAGATATTCCAATCAATGATGAAACTGCCCTGATAGATGTTCCAATCATTGATGAAGCTGCCCTGATAGATGTTCCAATCACTTATGTTAACAATTTTAGTGATCTTGGTCGCTAA